A window of Methanobacterium sp. genomic DNA:
TCTGGCGCAGGATCTGGAGTATCACCTCAGACTTGCGCTTCGCCGTCCATCGTTGCTGCTCTGCCATATCCTCTCTCCTTGCTCAGTATATCTGGTCTGAACAAAGAGGGGGACACTGTAAACCTTTCATATGCTGGTTGATTAGCTTCCTTGTATTTTCGGATTTCACCATAAGTCCGTTTTATTATTTCTTTCTTATCGACAACACTTTCAATAATACCCATGGTCAGGTATCCGAGCTTACTAATATCTATTGGATCAGATAGTTCATGACTCAATAATCTCTTCTTGAAATCTGGAATACGATCAGAAATATGGGTAACAAGTTTCCATGCGATAATAAGTAATTCAAACTGGTCTGCTTTAAAGCAAGTTGCAACAACTTGGTCTTTCTGCATATCTCCAAGAATCGCTATTAAGTCTGATACTATTCGGAATACATGAAAACCTGCATCAAAATAACTATCAACTGAGTTGTTTTTTAGTTGGTATTTTGTTAATCGCATTACTTCTTCTGCGATTGTGTAGTCGAAAACAGATTGTTGTATTCCACCTAAATTATTCTCAAGAATTTCATATTGTTCTAGGTCGTTAGCATCAAGATGCCTGGGTAAATTTTCTCTCTTAACTAGTAAGTTCCTTCTTCCAAAGTTGATAACTCGTGCATAGTATATGGAAGAAATATATCTTAACTTAGGAGTATTAAAAAGAATCGGGTGATAAGTTATGCCAATTCGCATAGCTTCTTCCGCCTCAAATACAAATTCTGGAACAGTATACAAATCTTGGATTCGATCAATTATTAAGTTATCAATATAGATTTTTTCAGTAACTTTACTTTGTATTTTGTCTAACGATATTTTTTGATCTAATCCAACTATCATCAAGCTGTCAAAAGACAGTGCGATCCTCTTCAAAATCGCACTATCAAGTAGATTCGGGTTACAGAATGTAATAGCTGAAATGTTTTCTTTATGAACGCTCATTTTCTGCTCCTTCCAAGTTGAATTGACAATTATTATAATTAACACATAAGTAGATATATCCAATTATTGTAGAATACTTTATTTTTATAATGACATAGTATTATTTCTATAACCTAGAGCACCTTGTTAGGGCAGATTAATAGATACATTTATTCTAAAATCAATTATGTTCCCTTTCTCATTAACAAATTTACTTTTTTCATCACTATAATAGTTTAGAGTATACAATTTCGAATTGTTCTAATAATTGTTTTTCAAAACACATTTTATCTCTTTCTATTAATAAACAATTAAATTGCGCCGCGTTAGCGACCTCCGCATAACATTGGCTTAACCTGCGAGCGCGTCCTGAGCTTGCGTTGCGGAGCAACGTGTGAGGCTTGGCGCGCTTTTTGCTTATGAGCGTAACGAATGCACAAAACGTAACAATAACGTTATCCGGTTGAAGCGCTTGTTAGGCTAATGATCTTATAATTCTTTATAGTCCATATTTGTATGAAATATTAATTCCTCATCTTTATAATCTTCTTTTATTATTCCTTTGAATTCTTCATTACTACATTGTATCCCTACTTTTCTAGCTACGGAAATCGCAAACTCCCGATAAGCAAAACCTAATGCAGTTATTAGGTTTCTATCTTCATATATTGGTTTTCTAACAAGATTTTTTCTTGGTATAAACTCGTACTTATCTATTACTTCTTCATACAAGCCGGCACAAAACTTACGATCATCCAATATGCCTGCTTTCGCAAGCAATATTGGCGAACTTGATATACTACCAATATTAATGTTTATGTCGTCTTTAAATCGTTTAAGAAACTCAATAATTGCATCATTGTTAAGTGCACATCGATAATCCCATAACC
This region includes:
- a CDS encoding DJ-1/PfpI family protein, with translation MKKAGIIVYPQFSLQEISCLTELFKFNGKEITVFSSTLDVVKSEDGFSIVPDKVFSKFDRELYDCIVLPGLWDYRCALNNDAIIEFLKRFKDDININIGSISSSPILLAKAGILDDRKFCAGLYEEVIDKYEFIPRKNLVRKPIYEDRNLITALGFAYREFAISVARKVGIQCSNEEFKGIIKEDYKDEELIFHTNMDYKEL